The following proteins come from a genomic window of Candidatus Dadabacteria bacterium:
- a CDS encoding transposase: protein MATQNNLPFSWEQVDKLSDLRRLELVLDALPDDDIICALSAMRKNGRNEYPVHAMWRALIAGIVFQHESIESLIRELDRNSSLLEMCGFCPIPLQRPARYEVEPGEGEVIAIDFPARSPAPKGYTFSRFLLNVVRIEEEKGLISKMIATMRKELMELLPDFGKRLGYDGKAIESHSTGQENRKTGKTSDPDADWGKHETKGVDSNGKQWTKVKIWFGYCLHVIADTKYEIPVAFSLTRASTSEIRELERMTESLFTKDPEIEGRCRYLSADRGLDSGEFKKKLWEQHQVRPIIDNRELWRQEKQGQSYVEGQKIMRPLRSVHDNIFYTEKGEILCRCPVRGEERKMAFSGFEQDRGSLKYRCPDAVYGLGCEGWKKCHRDAGCETKGYGRVVRVPLEKNHRIFTPTPRSSVTWKREYRRRSSLERIYSRMDNSFGFEKHYIRGKAKMTARVGLALAVMMALAVGHIKAGRPECMRSLVGGSWARAG from the coding sequence ATGGCGACACAAAATAATCTACCTTTTTCCTGGGAACAAGTCGATAAACTCTCCGACCTAAGACGTCTCGAACTCGTTCTCGATGCCCTGCCCGATGACGATATCATATGCGCCCTCTCCGCGATGCGTAAAAACGGCCGTAACGAATACCCTGTGCATGCTATGTGGAGGGCGCTTATTGCCGGCATAGTCTTTCAGCACGAATCAATCGAGTCGCTCATACGGGAGCTTGACAGGAATTCATCACTGCTTGAGATGTGCGGGTTCTGTCCCATACCCCTGCAAAGACCCGCAAGATACGAAGTCGAACCGGGCGAAGGCGAAGTTATAGCCATAGACTTCCCTGCCCGCAGTCCCGCTCCAAAAGGTTATACCTTCTCTCGGTTTCTTCTGAACGTAGTAAGGATTGAAGAGGAGAAAGGACTTATCTCAAAAATGATTGCCACGATGAGGAAGGAACTTATGGAACTGCTGCCCGACTTCGGGAAGCGTCTGGGATATGACGGCAAGGCCATAGAAAGCCACTCCACGGGACAGGAGAACCGCAAGACGGGGAAGACATCAGATCCTGATGCTGACTGGGGCAAGCATGAAACAAAGGGGGTTGATTCAAACGGCAAGCAATGGACGAAGGTAAAAATCTGGTTTGGCTACTGTCTGCATGTAATAGCAGATACAAAGTACGAGATACCGGTTGCCTTCAGTCTTACCAGGGCTTCTACATCTGAGATACGTGAACTTGAAAGAATGACGGAGAGTTTGTTTACAAAAGACCCGGAGATAGAGGGAAGATGCAGATACTTAAGCGCTGACAGGGGTCTTGACAGCGGGGAGTTTAAAAAGAAGTTGTGGGAGCAACACCAGGTCCGTCCCATTATAGACAACAGAGAACTATGGAGGCAGGAGAAGCAGGGACAGAGTTATGTGGAGGGGCAGAAGATCATGAGACCCCTTCGAAGCGTGCACGACAATATCTTCTACACGGAGAAGGGAGAGATACTGTGTCGCTGTCCTGTAAGAGGGGAAGAACGCAAGATGGCGTTCAGTGGTTTTGAACAGGACAGAGGAAGTTTGAAGTACCGTTGTCCTGATGCTGTGTACGGTCTTGGCTGTGAGGGATGGAAGAAGTGTCACAGGGATGCTGGGTGCGAAACCAAGGGTTACGGCAGGGTGGTGCGTGTACCGCTTGAGAAGAATCATCGTATTTTTACTCCCACACCGCGAAGCAGCGTTACATGGAAGAGGGAATACAGACGCAGAAGTTCCCTGGAGAGGATATATTCAAGAATGGACAACAGCTTCGGGTTTGAGAAGCACTATATCAGGGGCAAAGCGAAGATGACTGCCCGTGTGGGTTTGGCTCTGGCTGTGATGATGGCGCTTGCAGTTGGCCACATAAAGGCGGGAAGGCCTGAGTGCATGAGGTCTCTTGTAGGTGGGAGTTGGGCCAGAGCTGGATAA
- a CDS encoding ABC transporter permease, translated as MNPLLSIEISYRAIKGNKVRSFLTTLGIIIGVAAVISLVSITGGAKNMIEGQLASLGANSLVVNTGKRTKSGKSIVTGNVKPLTGKDVEAIRSLDIVKYVSAIFNTNANVVSGSRNIFTAIIGTGKDFILINDWFPKKGTFFNDLDVRNAALVCVLGETVKQNLFGSHDPIGENVRIGKYTYRVIGVMSSIGPTPSGKDQDDIILVPYTSVQKRLVGKKSLERITIFVDPAYDLEYAKAEIEKTLRREHGIKEEAQDDFYVKTQQTQIKTIKNVSRILTVLLGSIASISLVVGGIGIMNIMLVSVGERTREIGIRLAVGAKEKNILVQFLIESVLLSLVGGMIGTVTGILISKLASTLTGWPTQISVLSILVAFVFSALVGIIFGIYPAKKAAELNPIEALRYE; from the coding sequence ATGAATCCACTGCTTTCGATCGAGATTTCATACAGGGCGATAAAAGGCAACAAGGTGAGATCTTTTCTCACTACCCTGGGAATAATCATAGGTGTTGCGGCCGTCATCTCGCTTGTTTCCATAACTGGTGGAGCGAAAAACATGATAGAAGGCCAGTTAGCATCCCTTGGAGCAAACTCCCTTGTGGTAAATACCGGGAAAAGAACCAAGAGTGGGAAAAGCATTGTTACAGGAAACGTAAAACCGCTTACGGGCAAGGACGTGGAAGCAATAAGAAGTCTCGACATAGTAAAATATGTCTCGGCGATATTCAACACGAATGCAAATGTCGTCTCGGGAAGCAGAAATATCTTCACGGCAATTATAGGAACCGGAAAAGATTTTATTCTGATAAACGACTGGTTTCCGAAGAAGGGGACATTCTTTAATGATCTTGACGTAAGAAATGCGGCGCTTGTCTGCGTGTTGGGGGAAACTGTAAAGCAAAATCTGTTCGGAAGCCATGACCCTATCGGAGAAAACGTAAGAATCGGTAAATACACTTACAGGGTTATCGGAGTGATGTCTTCTATCGGCCCCACTCCCAGCGGAAAAGATCAGGACGATATCATTCTGGTTCCCTATACTTCGGTTCAGAAAAGACTTGTCGGCAAAAAATCGCTCGAGAGAATCACTATTTTCGTAGACCCCGCTTATGATCTGGAATATGCCAAGGCGGAAATAGAGAAAACTCTGCGCAGGGAGCATGGAATCAAGGAGGAAGCGCAAGACGATTTTTACGTCAAAACCCAGCAGACGCAGATAAAAACCATCAAAAACGTTTCACGAATTCTCACAGTGCTTCTCGGAAGCATAGCGTCTATTTCACTCGTCGTGGGAGGAATAGGAATAATGAACATAATGCTCGTTTCAGTTGGGGAGAGAACCAGGGAAATAGGAATTAGGCTGGCCGTTGGGGCAAAGGAGAAAAATATACTGGTTCAGTTCCTGATTGAATCCGTACTGCTCTCTCTCGTGGGAGGAATGATCGGAACGGTGACCGGAATACTGATCTCAAAACTCGCTTCGACTCTCACGGGCTGGCCGACTCAGATATCGGTACTGTCCATATTAGTAGCTTTTGTGTTCTCGGCTCTTGTCGGAATTATCTTCGGAATATACCCGGCGAAAAAAGCGGCTGAACTCAATCCAATAGAAGCCTTGAGATACGAATGA